A stretch of the Panicum virgatum strain AP13 chromosome 9N, P.virgatum_v5, whole genome shotgun sequence genome encodes the following:
- the LOC120691895 gene encoding uncharacterized protein sll0103-like, whose product MTDTKAAVPHLPLPVGAFHDDDPLEQRQTAGGGAAGGGLVLKAQCEFPALGRGASMDKFAVLVDAKAPADVARAPLDLVLVLDVSGSMQGQKLALLKQAVCFVVDQLGPADRLSVVVFSIGARRLSRLVRMSDTGKAAAKQAVEALAVEGGTNIGAGLRVGAEVLVGRRHRNVVASMILLSDGQDTVLLPQPNGAAKNYMSLVPPSFAHAASRPAPIHTFGFGADHDAAVMHAIAEATGGTFSFVQAQSAIQNTFARCIGGLLSVAVQGARIDVTCLHRGVRVQEVKSGSYGNHVAADGCAASIDVGELYDDESRRFLVLVYVPRARPTEERTRLVKVSCTYRFAATGQTAHVAAPAAMIQRPLELTDMPPPSIEVERERVRLAAADGIAAARAAADGGEHAGAARILNGRLREVERSAPGAAGDDPTCEAIKEELRDLSERVGDRREYQQSGRACLLAGMSSHAQQRASGVELQSSAGKTPRAYLTPKMEEMVDLSRESSSSSRKRGSSERPEGGSRLDKQIKEDLSEN is encoded by the coding sequence ATGACGGACACCAAGGCGGCGGTGCCGCATCTGCCGCTGCCGGTTGGGGCGTTCCATGACGACGACCCGTTGGAGCAGCGCCagaccgccggcggcggggcggccggcggcggtctggTCCTCAAGGCGCAGTGCGAGTTCCCGGCGCTCGGGAGGGGCGCGTCCATGGACAAGTTCGCGGTGCTCGTGGACGCCAAGGCGCCGGCCGACGTGGCGCGCGCGCCGCTCGATCTCGTGCTCGTGCTCGACGTCAGCGGGAGCATGCAGGGCCAGAAGCTGGCGCTGCTCAAGCAGGCCGTCTGCTTCGTCGTCGACCAACTCGGCCCCGCCGACCGCCTCTCCGTCGTCGTCTTCTCGATCGGCGCGCGGCGCCTGTCCCGCCTAGTGCGCATGTCAGACACGGGGAAGGCCGCGGCGAAGCAGGCCGTGgaggccctcgccgtcgagggggGCACCAACATCGGCGCGGGCCTCCGCGTGGGCGCCGAGGTGCTCGTCGGCCGCCGCCACAGGAACGTCGTCGCCAGCATGATCCTCCTGTCCGACGGCCAAGACACGGTCCTCCTCCCGCAACCCAACGGCGCCGCCAAGAACTACATGAGCCTCGTGCCGCCTTCGTTCGCGCACGCCGCCTCCCGGCCCGCGCCGATCCACACGTTCGGCTTCGGCGCCGATCACGACGCCGCCGTGATGCACGCCATCGCCGAGGCCACGGGAGGCACCTTCTCCTTCGTCCAGGCCCAGTCGGCGATCCAGAACACGTTCGCGCGCTGCATCGGGGGGCTCCTCTCCGTCGCCGTGCAGGGGGCGCGCATCGACGTCACGTGCCTGCACCGGGGCGTGCGCGTCCAGGAGGTCAAGTCCGGCAGCTACGGCAACCACGTCGCCGCCGATGGCTGTGCCGCCTCCATCGACGTCGGCGAGCTCTATGACGACGAGAGCCGGCGCTTCCTGGTGCTCGTGTACGTGCCGAGAGCGCGGCCGACGGAGGAGCGCACCCGCCTGGTCAAGGTGAGCTGCACCTACCGGTTCGCCGCGACGGGGCAGACGGCCCAtgtcgccgcccccgccgcgatGATCCAGAGGCCGCTGGAGCTGACGGACATGCCTCCTCCATCCATCGAGGTCGAGCGGGAGCGCGTACGCCTCGCGGCGGCCGATGgcatcgcggcggcgcgggcagccGCCGACGGCGGGGAGCACGCCGGGGCCGCGCGGATCCTGAACGGCCGGCTGCGGGAAGTGGAGCGGTCGGCGCcgggggcggccggcgacgacccGACGTGCGAGGCGATCAAGGAGGAGCTGCGCGACCTCAGCGAGCGCGTGGGCGACCGGCGGGAGTACCAGCAGTCGGGGCGCGCGTGCCTGCTCGCCGGCATGAGCTCGCACGCGCAGCAGCGGGCCTCGGGGGTGGAGCTGCAGTCGTCGGCGGGCAAGACTCCGAGGGCGTACCTGACTCCCAAGATGGAGGAGATGGTGGACCTGTCGCgtgagagcagcagcagcagcaggaagcgTGGCAGCAGCGAGCGGCCAGAAGGAGGATCGAGGCTGGATAAACAGATCAAGGAAGATCTAAGCGAAAATTAA
- the LOC120688941 gene encoding uncharacterized protein LOC120688941, producing MPYDDHARALKLLHALDLDVWGTKVEAIVESTNYETLTTDELFSKLKSKEIDIQFRKKLNNPTAGSSSNIPMALVSGSTNTNANLSSTPSFALSSLCHIADDELEVFDDDQLVLLTNKFKRVYENRRNRRRSEGCFNCGERGHFIADCPSKVKAPEHGNSYRRQEQSRDRKNKSDRRGRKKGQQKFTDKQIKKAAHVLFSSLGSFDSDASYNSSDSESEDEKPKKTNDGGLCFLADIKGGMCTMALNEGDAYDCSNDSSDNEVQNSAEEEIEELTKLVDKQNKILARLKADHDRISAELKTLKDATPAAVECEECSIHMVSISELQSKHAVLVDKFDCAKIELEELRSRSVLLGACATCPFLQTELNVAKCHIVQLEKHTCPILPECLTCPTFVAEISILKKDNAALEEENTHLRTILGWCSVREPQIGMTIAQIKRGEHFGVGYDLKRTFGKKNAYGENNGPTPSEKSPPVSSEGFVVEPPKSVPKKQDGGEENIWIMDSGCSRHMTGDDRWFSSLTPASGNLDKFESRSSDGLFLGYALQGRAYRVLNLDTNRIEETCEVTFDETMPCFSSAFECAGDDEIGQNIFEDEVDGLDDDDDATEDPAVLELQLRGRQLLLEQHLDIFSVAIHLNK from the exons ATGCCGTATGATGATCATGCAAGGGCTCTCAAATTGTTGCATGCACTCGACTTGGATGTTTGGGGTACAAAAGTGGAAGCGATTGTTGAGTCTACTAATTATGAGACTCTTACAACTGATGAGCTTTTCAGTAAGCTTAAATCCAAAGAGATCGACATCCAATTTCGAAAAAAGCTTAACAATCCCACAGCTGGTTCTTCTTCAAATATTCCAATGGCTTTGGTTTCTGGGAGTACTAACACTAATGCTAATCTTTCATCTACTCCTAGTTTTGCTTTGTCCTCCTTGTGTCATATTGCAGATGATGAGTTGGAGGTATTTGATGATGATCAGCTTGTTTTGCTCACCAACAAGTTCAAGCGGGTATATGAAAACAGGCGAAATAGAAGGCGTTCAGAAGGATGCTTCAACTGTGGTGAGCGTGGACACTTCATTGCTGATtgtccaagcaaggtgaaggcacCGGAGCATGGCAACAGCTACAGGCGCCAGGAACAATCAAGGGACAGGAAGAACAAGAGTGATAGGCGTGGGAGAAAGAAGGGACAACAGAAGTTTActgacaagcaaatcaagaaggcTGCACATGTTCTCTTTTCTTCGCTGGGTAGCTTTGATTCAGATGCCTCCTACAACTCTAGTGATTCAGAGTCCGAAGATGAGAAGCCCAAAAAGACCAATGATGGAGGACTCTGTTTTCTTGCTGACATCAAGGGAGGCATGTGCACTATGGCTTTAAATGAGGGTGATGCATATGACTGCAGCAACGACTCTTCTGATAATGAGGTACAAAATTCTGCTGAAGAAGAAATTGAAGAGTTGACTAAACTTGttgataaacaaaataaaattctaGCAAGACTTAAGGCTGATCATGATAGAATATCTGCTGAATTAAAAACACTAAAAgatgctacacctgctgctgtaGAATGTGAGGAATGTTCTATTCATATGGTTTCTATTTCTGAATTGCAATCTAAGCATGCTGTtttagttgataaatttgattgtGCTAAGATTGAATTGGAAGAACTTCGCTCTCGTTCTGTTTTACTTGGTGCTTGTGCTACTTGTCCATTTTTGCAAACTGAGTTGAATGTTGCTAAATGCCATATTGTTCAGTTGGAGAAACACACTTGTCCTATTTTACCTGAGTGTTTGACTTGTCCTACTTTTGTTGCTGAAATTTCCATCTTAAAGAAGGACAATGCTGCTTTAGAAGAAGAAAACACTCATTTGAGAACAATCCTTGGTTGGTGTTCTGTGCGTGAGCCCCAGATTGGTATGACTATTGCACAAATTAAAAGGGGTGAACATTTTGGTGTTGGTTATGATTTGAAGCGTACTTTTGGTAAAAAGAATGCATATGGTGAGAACAATGGGCCTACTCCCAGTGAGAAGAGTCCACCGGTCTCATCTGAAGGTTTTGTGGTAGAACCTCCCAAGTCTGTTCCTAAAAAGCAG GATGGAGGCGAGGAGAACATATGGATAATGGACTCTGGTTGTTCGCGTCACATGACCGGAGATGatagatggttctccagcctcacccccgcGAGCG GAAATTTGGACAAATTTGAATCACGTTCTTCTGATGGGTTGTTCTTGGGGTATGCTTTGCAAGGGCGAGCTTACCGGGTTCTTAATCTTGATACTAATCGCATCGAGGAGACATGTGAGGTCACCTTCGACGAGACGATGCCTTGTTTCTCTTCTGCTTTtgagtgtgcaggtgatgatgagATTGGACAAAACATTTTTGAAGATGAGGTTGATGGActtgacgatgatgatgatgcaacaGAGGATCCAGCTGTGCTCGAG CTACAATTGAGGGGGAGGCAACTTCTGTTAGAACAGCACCTCGACatattcagcgtcgccatccacctcaacaaatga